From Nitrospirota bacterium:
GAAATTCTATTTTCACCCCGATGCTGAAGCAGAGCTTGATAGGACAATTGAGTATTACGAACAATGTCAACGAGGGCTTGGTTTAATCTTTGCCGAAGAAGTTTATGCCACTATTGCTCGGATTATTGAATATCCAGATGCGTGGTCAATCTTATCTAAAAACTCCCGCCGTTGTTTTGTCACGAGGTTCCCTTATGGGGTTGTTTATCAAATAAAATCTTCCGCTCTTCGCATCACTGCAGTAGCCCATCTTAATCGACGGCCTGGCTACTGGAAAAAAAGAAATTAAAAACAATGTTTCAGGGAGCGAGCCGCTTAAGCTCGTTTGGTTTGAATATCCCTTTTTCGGTTACAATGCCGGCAATTAAATTGGCCTGTTTTATATCACTTGAAAAAATATTTAAAAAAGTACTAAAAAAGTACTTGACAATTCGAATTCCTCTGTGGTACAGACACCCCAATAAACGCAATGTAAAGGTTGTGGAAG
This genomic window contains:
- a CDS encoding type II toxin-antitoxin system RelE/ParE family toxin — translated: MKFYFHPDAEAELDRTIEYYEQCQRGLGLIFAEEVYATIARIIEYPDAWSILSKNSRRCFVTRFPYGVVYQIKSSALRITAVAHLNRRPGYWKKRN